The genomic DNA CAATGTTGGCAGATCATGAGTCTAAAGATGTTGATGCACATGAAGGACATGATCATAGCTCAAATACTATTGAAGTGGAGGCTGATGCTAAGGTTGAGCCAAATGAAAAGCTTCCTGTGTTAGAGGTTGAGTAAACGTATTTACTCTCCTAGTTGAGCTTGGAAGGCTTGAGGTTTAAAACCTCAAGCCTTTTTTGTTACTCAAGTTTTAAATAGACGGCATTACCACTGTTAAATAAAGTGTAATTGTCCTAGGCTAGAAATGAAATTATGTGGATTAACCGAAAAGGCTATTAAGCTCTGTATCGATTTTGTGAATTACCTTACCGAGATCTTCTTTGCTTTCAGAGAAGTTATTCTCATCAACATCTATAATAAGTAATTTGCCTTTATTATATGTGGAAATCCAAGCTTCGTAACGTTCGTTTAGGCTTTTCAAGTAGTCTATACGGATAGCTTTCTCGTAATCTCGTCCTCTATTGTCAATTTGCTTAACAAGTGTAGGTACAGATGCTCTAAGGTATATTACCAAATCTGGTGCCTGAACCAATGAATCCACAAGTTGGAAAAGAGAAAAGAAATTCTCGAAATCTCTAGTTGTCATTAAACCCATAGAATGAAGATTTGGTCCAAAAATGTAACCGTCTTCATACATTGTTCTGTCCTGAATTAAACCTTTTCCTTCGTTTTTTCTAATTTCCAAGATTTTGTTAAATCGTGTTGTAAGAAAATAAATCTGAAGGTTAAACGACCATCT from Flavobacteriales bacterium includes the following:
- a CDS encoding deoxynucleoside kinase — protein: MHHIAVAGNIGSGKTTLTRLLAKHYNWEAHYEDVEENPYINEFYDDMQRWSFNLQIYFLTTRFNKILEIRKNEGKGLIQDRTMYEDGYIFGPNLHSMGLMTTRDFENFFSLFQLVDSLVQAPDLVIYLRASVPTLVKQIDNRGRDYEKAIRIDYLKSLNERYEAWISTYNKGKLLIIDVDENNFSESKEDLGKVIHKIDTELNSLFG